In Pseudomonas sp. MYb327, one DNA window encodes the following:
- the paaG gene encoding 2-(1,2-epoxy-1,2-dihydrophenyl)acetyl-CoA isomerase PaaG, with protein sequence MNFEHILFSIEAGVALLSLNRPDQLNSFNTQMHGEVKEALKQVRQNPDVRVLLLTGEGRGFCAGQDLSDRNVAPGSAVPDLGESIEKFYNPLIRQLRDLPMPVICAVNGVAAGAGANIPLACDLVLAARSASFIQAFCKIGLIPDSGGTWTLPRLVGMARAKALALLGNRLTAEQAEQWGLIYQCVDDADLRDEALKLARHLATQPTYGLALIKRSLNASMSNSFDEQLELERDLQRLAGRSEDYREGVGAFMEKRTPSFKGR encoded by the coding sequence ATGAACTTCGAACACATCCTGTTTTCCATCGAGGCCGGCGTCGCCCTGCTCAGCCTCAATCGCCCGGACCAGCTCAACAGCTTCAACACCCAGATGCATGGCGAAGTGAAGGAAGCGCTCAAGCAAGTGCGGCAGAACCCCGACGTGCGCGTGCTGCTGCTGACCGGTGAAGGTCGTGGCTTCTGCGCCGGCCAGGATCTGAGCGACCGCAATGTCGCGCCGGGCAGCGCCGTGCCGGACCTGGGCGAATCCATCGAGAAGTTCTACAACCCGCTGATCCGCCAGTTGCGTGACCTGCCGATGCCGGTGATCTGCGCCGTCAACGGCGTGGCGGCGGGCGCCGGCGCGAACATTCCGCTGGCCTGCGACCTGGTGTTGGCGGCGCGTTCGGCCAGTTTCATTCAAGCGTTCTGCAAGATCGGCCTGATTCCCGACTCGGGCGGCACCTGGACCTTGCCGCGCCTGGTGGGCATGGCCCGTGCCAAGGCGTTGGCCCTGCTGGGCAATCGCCTGACCGCCGAACAAGCCGAGCAATGGGGCTTGATTTACCAGTGCGTGGACGATGCCGATTTGCGCGACGAGGCCCTGAAACTGGCCCGCCATCTGGCCACGCAACCAACCTATGGTCTGGCGCTGATCAAACGCAGCCTCAACGCCAGCATGAGCAATAGCTTCGACGAACAGCTCGAACTCGAACGCGACCTGCAACGCCTGGCCGGGCGCAGCGAGGATTACCGCGAAGGCGTCGGTGCCTTCATGGAAAAACGCACCCCAAGTTTCAAGGGACGCTGA
- the paaF gene encoding 2,3-dehydroadipyl-CoA hydratase PaaF, translating to MPLTLAVEMIEPGVRLITLQRPQALNALNTQLLGELADELSAAQADPATRAVVITGSRKAFAAGADINEMAERDLVGILDDPRQASWQAITRFSKPLIAAVNGFALGGGCELAMHADIIIAGVDARFGQPEINLGIMPGAGGTQRLLRAVGKSMAMQMVLTGEPIDARQAQRAGLVSEVTQPEFTVDRALQIARNIAGKAPLAVRLAKESLLKAMDTDLASGLRFERHAFTLLAGTRDRDEGIAAFQQKRTPTFTGQ from the coding sequence ATGCCTCTAACCCTTGCCGTCGAGATGATCGAGCCCGGCGTCCGCCTGATTACCCTGCAGCGCCCGCAAGCCCTGAATGCCCTGAACACCCAATTGCTGGGCGAACTGGCGGATGAACTGAGCGCCGCGCAAGCCGATCCCGCGACCCGCGCCGTGGTCATCACCGGCAGCCGCAAAGCCTTCGCCGCCGGTGCCGACATCAATGAAATGGCCGAGCGCGATCTGGTCGGCATCCTCGACGACCCGCGCCAGGCTTCGTGGCAGGCCATCACCCGTTTCAGCAAACCGCTGATCGCTGCGGTCAACGGCTTCGCCCTCGGCGGTGGCTGCGAACTGGCGATGCACGCTGACATCATCATTGCAGGCGTTGACGCCCGCTTCGGCCAGCCGGAAATCAACCTCGGGATCATGCCCGGCGCTGGTGGAACCCAACGCCTGCTGCGCGCGGTCGGTAAATCCATGGCGATGCAAATGGTCCTGACCGGCGAGCCGATTGACGCCCGTCAGGCCCAGCGTGCCGGCCTGGTCAGCGAAGTGACGCAACCGGAATTCACCGTCGACCGCGCCCTGCAGATCGCCCGCAACATCGCCGGCAAGGCCCCACTGGCGGTGCGCCTGGCCAAGGAATCGCTGCTCAAGGCCATGGACACCGACCTCGCCAGCGGCCTGCGTTTCGAGCGCCACGCGTTCACCCTACTGGCCGGCACCCGCGACCGCGACGAAGGCATCGCGGCCTTCCAGCAAAAACGCACGCCGACCTTCACCGGCCAGTAA
- the paaY gene encoding phenylacetic acid degradation protein PaaY, which yields MTCYSLNGLTPVVDPSAYVHPSAVLIGDVIIGPHCYVGPLASLRGDFGRIVLEEGANVQDTCVMHGFPDSDTVVERNGHIGHGAVLHGCRIGADALVGMNAVVMDNARIGPRSFVSAAAFVKAGFECPGQSLVMGAPASIKRSLSDDEVAWKQAGTREYQQLAQRCLTQMQVCEPLSEPEPDRPRISDSSFRPKGSNA from the coding sequence ATGACCTGCTACAGCCTCAATGGCCTGACCCCGGTGGTCGATCCCAGTGCTTACGTTCACCCTTCAGCGGTATTGATCGGTGACGTGATTATTGGGCCGCATTGCTACGTCGGCCCGCTGGCCAGCCTGCGCGGTGACTTCGGGCGGATCGTGCTGGAGGAGGGTGCCAATGTGCAGGACACCTGCGTGATGCACGGTTTCCCCGACAGCGACACCGTGGTCGAGCGCAACGGCCATATTGGCCATGGCGCGGTGTTGCACGGATGCCGCATCGGCGCCGACGCGTTGGTGGGCATGAATGCGGTGGTGATGGATAACGCGCGCATCGGCCCGCGTTCATTCGTCTCGGCGGCGGCGTTCGTCAAGGCCGGTTTCGAATGTCCCGGGCAGTCACTGGTCATGGGCGCCCCCGCCAGCATCAAGCGCAGCCTCAGTGACGATGAAGTGGCGTGGAAACAGGCGGGGACTCGTGAGTATCAGCAACTGGCGCAGCGTTGCCTTACCCAGATGCAAGTGTGTGAACCGCTGAGCGAGCCGGAGCCGGATCGCCCGCGAATCAGCGACAGTAGTTTTCGGCCGAAGGGTAGCAACGCGTGA
- the paaX gene encoding phenylacetic acid degradation operon negative regulatory protein PaaX, producing the protein MSSLTPLNHLITRFQEQTPIRASSLIITLYGDAIEPHGGTVWLGSLIQLLEPIGINERLIRTSIFRLTKEGWLTAEKVGRRSYYSLTGTGRRRFDKAFKRVYSTSMPAWDGSWCLVMLSQLTQDKRKQVREELEWQGFGAISPAVLACPRSDRTDVNATLIDLGAQEETIVFETTAQDVLASKALRLQVRESWNIEELATHYSEFIQLFRPLWQALREQENLQPADCFLARILLIHEYRKLLLRDPQLPDELLPSDWEGRAARQLCRNIYRLIYAKAEEWLNSALETADGPLPDVGESFYRRFGGLK; encoded by the coding sequence ATGTCGTCCCTGACACCCTTGAACCATCTCATCACGCGCTTCCAGGAGCAGACGCCAATCCGCGCCAGCTCCCTGATCATTACGTTGTACGGTGATGCCATCGAGCCCCATGGCGGTACTGTGTGGCTGGGCAGCCTGATTCAATTGCTCGAACCGATCGGCATCAACGAACGACTGATCCGCACTTCGATTTTCCGTCTTACCAAAGAGGGCTGGCTGACCGCCGAAAAAGTCGGTCGACGCAGTTACTACAGTCTGACCGGCACCGGTCGCCGGCGTTTCGACAAGGCGTTCAAGCGGGTCTACAGCACCAGCATGCCGGCATGGGATGGTTCCTGGTGCCTGGTGATGCTCTCGCAGTTGACCCAGGACAAGCGCAAACAAGTGCGCGAAGAACTGGAGTGGCAAGGTTTTGGTGCGATTTCCCCAGCGGTGCTGGCGTGTCCACGCAGCGACCGCACCGATGTCAACGCGACCCTGATCGACCTCGGCGCCCAGGAAGAAACCATCGTCTTCGAGACCACCGCCCAGGACGTATTGGCCTCCAAAGCCCTGCGCCTGCAAGTGCGCGAGAGCTGGAACATTGAGGAACTGGCGACTCATTACAGTGAGTTCATCCAACTGTTCCGACCGCTCTGGCAAGCGCTTCGCGAGCAGGAAAACCTGCAACCGGCCGACTGCTTCCTGGCACGGATTCTGCTGATTCATGAATACCGCAAATTGCTGCTGCGTGACCCGCAACTGCCGGACGAGTTGTTACCCAGCGATTGGGAAGGGCGTGCGGCCCGCCAGTTGTGCCGCAACATTTACCGCTTGATCTACGCCAAAGCCGAAGAGTGGCTGAACAGTGCACTGGAAACCGCCGACGGCCCGTTGCCGGACGTGGGCGAGAGTTTTTATCGACGCTTTGGCGGGTTGAAATAA
- the feaR gene encoding transcriptional regulator FeaR, whose amino-acid sequence MISTTAQRQDGFDQWIHQINQICGAFNAQPLGTEFSGQIREYRSDALKLSFVDACQARLYRTPQEVAAGEGGKYFAVFQLEGTAGMAQGDDKVLLSAGDITLIDAARPSDFTYSENSRQLSLILPYQLVEQTLRFNQVKCGHRIAAASPIAMLSHRLILDATQQQNLSRQESEATLEAIVSLLRPAISQTDDCIDLHERTFRKTLSFIDQHIRSEELCPEWLAREVGMSTRGLYRMFAKKGLVVARYIKNRRLDLCAESLRQSGKEQKLSVLGYSWGFSDSSYFSTAFKSRFGIAPGEYRKQHA is encoded by the coding sequence ATGATTTCTACAACCGCACAGCGCCAGGATGGGTTCGATCAGTGGATCCATCAGATCAACCAGATCTGTGGCGCCTTTAACGCTCAACCCCTGGGTACGGAATTTTCCGGCCAGATCCGCGAGTACCGCAGCGACGCCTTGAAGCTGAGCTTTGTCGATGCCTGTCAAGCGCGACTGTACCGCACACCGCAGGAAGTCGCGGCGGGCGAGGGTGGCAAATATTTCGCGGTGTTCCAGCTCGAAGGCACGGCGGGCATGGCCCAGGGCGACGACAAGGTTCTGCTGTCCGCCGGCGACATCACACTGATCGACGCGGCGCGACCCAGTGACTTCACCTACAGCGAAAATTCCCGGCAGCTGTCGCTGATTCTGCCGTATCAACTGGTCGAGCAAACCCTGCGCTTCAATCAGGTCAAGTGCGGCCACCGCATCGCCGCAGCATCGCCTATTGCGATGCTGTCGCACCGTTTGATCCTCGATGCCACGCAGCAGCAGAACCTCAGCCGTCAGGAAAGCGAAGCGACCCTGGAGGCGATTGTCAGCCTGCTGCGTCCGGCAATCAGCCAGACCGACGATTGCATCGATCTGCACGAACGCACCTTCCGCAAGACCCTGAGTTTTATCGATCAGCACATCCGCTCGGAAGAGCTGTGCCCGGAATGGCTGGCGCGGGAAGTCGGCATGTCCACTCGCGGGTTGTACCGGATGTTTGCCAAGAAAGGCCTGGTGGTGGCGCGTTACATCAAGAATCGTCGCCTGGACCTCTGCGCCGAATCCCTGCGCCAATCGGGCAAAGAGCAGAAGCTGTCGGTGTTGGGATACTCGTGGGGGTTTTCCGATTCGAGCTACTTTTCCACGGCTTTCAAATCGCGCTTCGGCATTGCGCCGGGGGAGTATCGAAAGCAGCATGCCTGA
- the tynA gene encoding primary-amine oxidase, which produces MFTSLALRNRKPLARLALAITLGTLGLPYWTGTAQAHGGHAEMVPLQAGLEEFGATVKWDDYSNLFTIAKDGVYLKVKPNSKVAMLNGKRMELTVPVVFKGKTAFMSKDFINQVFQSGLDTTFVVETRPNPLNPLSAQEITAAVDIIKKSEHYQPGFRFTEVSIKAPPKDQVWNFVYTGQNVTQPRQANIVVLDGKHVIEALVDLDTKELKSWKPVEGAHGMVLLDDFATVQAAVEGSPEYAQALAKRGINDVKKVVATPLTVGYFDGKDGLAQDKRLLKIVSYLNTDDGNYWSHPIEGLVAIVDLEQKKLIKIEDEALIPVPMKPTPYDGRGRKGVAVKPLEITEPEGKNYTITGNSIHWQNWDFHVRLDSRVGPILSTVTYDDKGKKRKIMYEGSLGGMIVPYGDPDVGWYFKAYLDSGDYGMGTLTSPIARGKDAPENAVLLDATIADYTGAPTAIPRAIAVFERYAGPEYKHQEMGQPNLSAERRELVVRWISTVGNYDYIFDWVFQQNGTIGIDAGATGIEAVKGVKSKTMHEDTAKEDTRYGTLLDHNIVGTTHQHIYNFRLDMDVDGEQNSLVEVNPVVLPNDRGGPRTSTMQTETQVVSTEQQGAQKFDPSTVRLLTNFSKENKVGNPVSYQLIPYAGGTHPVAKGANFGKDEWLYHRLSFMDKQLWVTQYNPEEKYPEGKYPNRSDKDSGLGQFTQDNQSIENTDDVVWLTTGTTHIARTEEWPIMPTEWVHVLLKPWNFFDETPTLNLNSPK; this is translated from the coding sequence ATGTTCACCTCCCTTGCGTTGCGAAACAGAAAACCGCTAGCCCGGCTTGCGCTAGCTATCACTTTGGGTACGCTCGGCCTGCCTTATTGGACGGGCACCGCGCAGGCCCACGGCGGTCACGCCGAAATGGTGCCGCTGCAAGCGGGCCTTGAGGAGTTTGGCGCGACGGTCAAATGGGACGACTATTCCAACCTGTTCACCATTGCCAAGGACGGGGTCTACCTCAAGGTCAAGCCGAACAGCAAAGTGGCCATGCTCAACGGCAAACGCATGGAGCTGACAGTGCCGGTGGTGTTCAAGGGCAAAACCGCGTTCATGTCCAAGGACTTCATCAACCAGGTCTTCCAGTCCGGCCTGGACACCACCTTCGTCGTGGAAACCCGCCCTAACCCGCTCAACCCTCTGAGCGCGCAAGAGATCACGGCGGCGGTGGACATCATCAAGAAGTCCGAGCACTACCAACCTGGTTTCCGCTTCACCGAAGTCTCGATCAAGGCGCCACCGAAGGACCAGGTGTGGAACTTCGTCTACACAGGGCAAAACGTCACTCAGCCACGCCAGGCCAATATCGTGGTGCTGGACGGCAAGCATGTGATCGAGGCGCTGGTCGATCTCGACACTAAAGAACTCAAGTCATGGAAACCGGTTGAAGGCGCTCACGGCATGGTCCTGCTGGACGACTTCGCTACGGTGCAAGCGGCTGTCGAGGGCAGCCCGGAATACGCACAGGCACTGGCCAAGCGTGGCATCAATGATGTGAAGAAGGTCGTGGCAACACCGCTGACCGTGGGTTACTTCGATGGCAAGGATGGTCTGGCGCAGGACAAGCGTTTGCTGAAGATCGTCAGCTACCTCAACACCGATGACGGCAACTACTGGTCGCATCCGATCGAGGGCCTGGTGGCCATCGTCGATCTGGAACAGAAGAAGCTGATCAAGATCGAGGACGAAGCGCTCATCCCGGTGCCGATGAAACCGACGCCGTATGACGGGCGCGGCCGCAAGGGCGTAGCGGTCAAACCGCTGGAAATCACCGAGCCCGAAGGCAAGAACTACACCATCACCGGCAACAGCATTCACTGGCAGAACTGGGACTTCCACGTTCGCCTCGACTCGCGGGTTGGCCCGATCCTGTCCACCGTCACTTACGACGACAAGGGCAAGAAACGCAAAATCATGTACGAGGGCTCGTTGGGCGGCATGATCGTGCCTTACGGCGACCCGGATGTCGGTTGGTACTTCAAGGCGTACCTCGATTCCGGCGACTACGGCATGGGCACCCTGACCTCGCCAATCGCGCGCGGCAAAGACGCCCCGGAAAACGCCGTTCTGCTGGACGCGACCATCGCCGATTACACCGGCGCACCGACCGCGATCCCGCGCGCCATCGCCGTGTTCGAGCGCTACGCCGGGCCGGAGTACAAACACCAGGAAATGGGCCAGCCGAATCTCAGCGCCGAACGGCGTGAACTGGTGGTGCGCTGGATCAGCACCGTCGGCAACTACGATTACATCTTCGACTGGGTCTTCCAGCAAAACGGCACCATCGGCATCGACGCTGGCGCCACCGGTATCGAAGCGGTCAAGGGCGTAAAGTCCAAGACCATGCACGAGGACACCGCCAAGGAAGACACGCGCTACGGCACTCTGCTCGACCACAATATCGTCGGCACCACGCACCAGCACATCTACAACTTCCGCCTCGATATGGACGTGGACGGCGAGCAGAACTCACTGGTGGAAGTCAACCCGGTAGTGCTGCCCAACGACCGTGGCGGGCCACGCACCAGCACCATGCAGACCGAAACCCAAGTGGTCAGCACCGAGCAGCAAGGCGCGCAGAAATTCGACCCGTCGACCGTGCGCCTGCTGACCAACTTCAGCAAGGAAAACAAAGTCGGCAACCCGGTTTCCTATCAGCTGATTCCGTATGCCGGCGGTACGCACCCGGTGGCCAAGGGCGCCAACTTCGGCAAGGACGAATGGCTGTATCACCGCCTGAGCTTCATGGACAAGCAACTGTGGGTGACGCAATACAATCCGGAAGAAAAGTACCCGGAAGGCAAGTACCCGAACCGCTCGGACAAAGACTCGGGCCTGGGACAATTCACCCAGGATAACCAGTCCATCGAGAACACCGACGACGTGGTCTGGCTGACCACCGGCACCACCCACATCGCCCGGACTGAAGAGTGGCCGATCATGCCGACCGAGTGGGTGCACGTGCTGCTCAAGCCGTGGAATTTCTTCGATGAAACGCCGACGCTGAACCTCAATTCACCGAAGTAA